The region ACGCGCCAGCGCCTCGCTGATGAACGGATAACGGCGGCGCAGCTGCGCGGCGTAATCATCGCGTTCGCCCTGGAAAGCCCCGCCCGGCAGCACCGCATTGCGGGTCCACGCCTGGCCGATATTGTGGTAATACGGTGACAGCTTCTCCATCGCATGTTCGGCAAGCTTGCGGTACGTCGTGAGCTTACCGCCGAAGACCGACAGCAGCGGCGCTTTGCCGTTGTCGTCGTGAATATCGAGCGTATAGTCACGGGTGATCGCCTGCGGCGAATCGGATTCGTCATCGCAAAGCGGACGCACGCCGGAGTATGTCCAGACCACATCGTCGCGGCCCAGCGGTTTTTTGAAGTGCGCGTTGTAGACTTTCAGCAGGTAGCTGATTTCCGACTCGTCGATCGCCACGTCTTTCGGATCGCCTTTGTACTCGACGTCCGTGGTGCCGATGATAGAAAACTCATCCATCCACGGAATGACAAATACGATGCGCTTATCTTCGTTTTGCAGAATGTACGCCTGCTTCTGGGTATGCACGCGCGGCACCACAATGTGGCTGCCTTTGATAAGGCGGATGCCGTAAGGCGATTTCAGTTGCAGGCCGTCATCGAAGAAGTTTTTCACCCACGGGCCGGTGGCGTTCACCAAACCGCGCGCCTGCCAGGTGTAAGTTTTGCCGGTGTCGATATCTTCCGCTTCCACAATCCACATGCCGTTTTCGCGGCGTGCAGAGGTGGCGCGGGTGCGGGTCAGCACTTCACCAC is a window of Cronobacter muytjensii ATCC 51329 DNA encoding:
- the glpD gene encoding glycerol-3-phosphate dehydrogenase codes for the protein METKDLIVIGGGINGAGIAADAAGRGLSVLMLEAQDLACATSSASSKLIHGGLRYLEHYEFRLVSEALAEREVLLKMAPHIAFPMRFRLPHRPHLRPAWMIRTGLFMYDHLGKRTSLPGSTGLRFGSDSVLKPEIVRGFEYSDCWVDDARLVLANAQMVVKKGGEVLTRTRATSARRENGMWIVEAEDIDTGKTYTWQARGLVNATGPWVKNFFDDGLQLKSPYGIRLIKGSHIVVPRVHTQKQAYILQNEDKRIVFVIPWMDEFSIIGTTDVEYKGDPKDVAIDESEISYLLKVYNAHFKKPLGRDDVVWTYSGVRPLCDDESDSPQAITRDYTLDIHDDNGKAPLLSVFGGKLTTYRKLAEHAMEKLSPYYHNIGQAWTRNAVLPGGAFQGERDDYAAQLRRRYPFISEALARHYARTYGSNSELILGDAADLNALGENFGHEFYEAELRYLVEHEWVRRLDDAIWRRTKLGMWLNAEEQSRVAQWLAENVDKKANVTLSLAS